One Hyla sarda isolate aHylSar1 chromosome 11, aHylSar1.hap1, whole genome shotgun sequence genomic window carries:
- the LOC130295510 gene encoding protein kinase C theta type-like isoform X2 produces the protein MASTGHGEDGEEEKRKSEGKRKREEEGEDGVKRRREDDGGSEDEEPTPGMATTGHGEDGEEEKRKREEEGEDGVKRRRGDDDRGSEDEEPAPGMASTGHGEDGKEEKRKREEEGEDGVKWRRGDEDGGSDDEEPTPGMASTEHEEDGKEEKRKSEGKRKREEEGEDGVKRRRDENGGSEDEEPTPGSSQGTSGPYPRLTISRYNLHQVLGRGNFGKVVLASVPGRDTHMAIKIINRREDNEGTIKRERRILLAARDCPFLCHLYAAHQSLERAYFITEYLSGGSLEDLIRICCYLDINNIRFYAAEMVCGLQFLHGQNIVHRDLKPENIMLDAEGHIRIIDLGLAQDGVTASSKIDGVTGTFYYMAPEVLLGQEYYTAVDWWSLGIVLCRMATGRFPFFIGHSKQKVFKAITRKEPKLPPGMDAAIEHLISQLLRKNPDKRPGVRRNIRKHPFFSTIRWEELEERRAKPPCGSGL, from the exons ATGGCGTCCACTGGACATGGAGAAGATggcgaggaggagaagaggaagagcgaaggcaagaggaagagggaagaggaaggcgaggatggagtcaagaggaggagagaggacgatggaggatcagaggatgaggagccaacacCTGGGATGGCGACCACAGGACATGGAGAAGATggcgaggaggagaagaggaagagggaagaggaaggcgaGGATGGAGTCAAGAGAAGGAGAGGAGATGACGACAGAGGATCGGAGGATGAGGAGCCAGCACCTGGGATGGCGTCCACTGGACATGGAGAAGATGgcaaggaggagaagaggaagagggaagaggaaggcgaGGATGGAGTCAAGTGGAGGAGAGGAGACGAGGATGGAGGATCAGATGATGAGGAGCCAACACCTGGGATGGCGTCTACTGAACATGAAGAAGATGgcaaggaggagaagaggaagagcgaaggcaagaggaagagggaagaggaaggcgaGGATGGAGTCAAGAGGAGGAGAGACGAGAATGGAggatcagaggatgaggagccaacacCTGGGAGCAGCCAAGGAACATCGGGCCCCTACCCCAGGCTTACCATCAGCCGCTACAACCTCCACCAAGTCCTGGGTAGAGGCAACTTCGGCAAA GTGGTCCTGGCATCAGTCCCTGGCCGAGACACCCACATGGCCATAAAGATCATCAACAGAAGAGAGGACAACGAGGGAACCATCAAGAGAGAGCGGCGGATACTCCTGGCAGCCCGAGACTGTCCATTTCTATGCCACCTTTATGCTGCACATCAGTCTCTGGAGCGCGCATACTTCATCACGGAGTACCTGTCCGGCGGCAGTCTGGAGGATTTGATCAGGATTTGCTGCTACCTGGACATCAACAACATAAGGTTCTACGCAGCAGAGATGGTATGCGGCCTCCAGTTCCTCCATGGACAGAACATCGTCCACAGAGACCTCAAGCCAGAGAACATCATGTTGGATGCAGAAGGCCACATCCGGATCATTGACCTGGGCCTGGCACAAGATGGAGTCACAGCCTCCAGCAAGATCGATGGAGTGACAGGAACATTCTACTACATGGCCCCTGAAGTGCTTCTCGGACAAGAGTATTACACAGCCGTTGACTGGTGGAGCCTTGGGATTGTGTTGTGCAGGATGGCGACAGGACGCTTCCCATTTTTCATCGGCCACAGCAAGCAGAAGGTTTTCAAAGCCATCACCAGAAAGGAGCCAAAACTTCCACCCGGGATGGATGCTGCTATTGAACATCTCATCAGTCAACTTCTGCGCAAGAATCCCGATAAGCGCCCTGGGGTGCGCAGAAACATCCGGAAGCATCCATTCTTTTCCACCATTCGCTGGGAGGAACTGGAAGAGAGGAGAGCCAAGCCACCAT GTGGATCTGGACTCTGA
- the LOC130295510 gene encoding protein kinase C theta type-like isoform X1: MASTGHGEDGEEEKRKSEGKRKREEEGEDGVKRRREDDGGSEDEEPTPGMATTGHGEDGEEEKRKREEEGEDGVKRRRGDDDRGSEDEEPAPGMASTGHGEDGKEEKRKREEEGEDGVKWRRGDEDGGSDDEEPTPGMASTEHEEDGKEEKRKSEGKRKREEEGEDGVKRRRDENGGSEDEEPTPGSSQGTSGPYPRLTISRYNLHQVLGRGNFGKVVLASVPGRDTHMAIKIINRREDNEGTIKRERRILLAARDCPFLCHLYAAHQSLERAYFITEYLSGGSLEDLIRICCYLDINNIRFYAAEMVCGLQFLHGQNIVHRDLKPENIMLDAEGHIRIIDLGLAQDGVTASSKIDGVTGTFYYMAPEVLLGQEYYTAVDWWSLGIVLCRMATGRFPFFIGHSKQKVFKAITRKEPKLPPGMDAAIEHLISQLLRKNPDKRPGVRRNIRKHPFFSTIRWEELEERRAKPPCKPFETVLQNHHLQWPEDTEDTHHGTGFNYTSPSWAQ; the protein is encoded by the exons ATGGCGTCCACTGGACATGGAGAAGATggcgaggaggagaagaggaagagcgaaggcaagaggaagagggaagaggaaggcgaggatggagtcaagaggaggagagaggacgatggaggatcagaggatgaggagccaacacCTGGGATGGCGACCACAGGACATGGAGAAGATggcgaggaggagaagaggaagagggaagaggaaggcgaGGATGGAGTCAAGAGAAGGAGAGGAGATGACGACAGAGGATCGGAGGATGAGGAGCCAGCACCTGGGATGGCGTCCACTGGACATGGAGAAGATGgcaaggaggagaagaggaagagggaagaggaaggcgaGGATGGAGTCAAGTGGAGGAGAGGAGACGAGGATGGAGGATCAGATGATGAGGAGCCAACACCTGGGATGGCGTCTACTGAACATGAAGAAGATGgcaaggaggagaagaggaagagcgaaggcaagaggaagagggaagaggaaggcgaGGATGGAGTCAAGAGGAGGAGAGACGAGAATGGAggatcagaggatgaggagccaacacCTGGGAGCAGCCAAGGAACATCGGGCCCCTACCCCAGGCTTACCATCAGCCGCTACAACCTCCACCAAGTCCTGGGTAGAGGCAACTTCGGCAAA GTGGTCCTGGCATCAGTCCCTGGCCGAGACACCCACATGGCCATAAAGATCATCAACAGAAGAGAGGACAACGAGGGAACCATCAAGAGAGAGCGGCGGATACTCCTGGCAGCCCGAGACTGTCCATTTCTATGCCACCTTTATGCTGCACATCAGTCTCTGGAGCGCGCATACTTCATCACGGAGTACCTGTCCGGCGGCAGTCTGGAGGATTTGATCAGGATTTGCTGCTACCTGGACATCAACAACATAAGGTTCTACGCAGCAGAGATGGTATGCGGCCTCCAGTTCCTCCATGGACAGAACATCGTCCACAGAGACCTCAAGCCAGAGAACATCATGTTGGATGCAGAAGGCCACATCCGGATCATTGACCTGGGCCTGGCACAAGATGGAGTCACAGCCTCCAGCAAGATCGATGGAGTGACAGGAACATTCTACTACATGGCCCCTGAAGTGCTTCTCGGACAAGAGTATTACACAGCCGTTGACTGGTGGAGCCTTGGGATTGTGTTGTGCAGGATGGCGACAGGACGCTTCCCATTTTTCATCGGCCACAGCAAGCAGAAGGTTTTCAAAGCCATCACCAGAAAGGAGCCAAAACTTCCACCCGGGATGGATGCTGCTATTGAACATCTCATCAGTCAACTTCTGCGCAAGAATCCCGATAAGCGCCCTGGGGTGCGCAGAAACATCCGGAAGCATCCATTCTTTTCCACCATTCGCTGGGAGGAACTGGAAGAGAGGAGAGCCAAGCCACCATGTAAGCCGTTTGAGACAGTTCTGCAAAATCACCATCTGCAGTGGccggaggacacagaggacaCCCACCATGGGACCGGATTCAATTATACGTCACCAAGCTGGGCCCAGTAA